In the genome of Bremerella sp. JC817, one region contains:
- a CDS encoding PQQ-binding-like beta-propeller repeat protein, with product MQIQKCVSRIAIFTVVMMAATPAMAQLGPRIFSPIELERIGLEKLWSGQLPIDPERSKLDSFRQVVSLRDPLVVFEVEHAGRTTTFSANELGTLGQPLGEEGAKKKAEQFVARLDTRKGEPVINRLEIPEVTFLAQSSAGTLMAVNGRTGKLDWTKSYGRPGFPQPAPAANDEYVFVINNFKLNCLFRGNGEVKWTKPIEGVPIAGPVVGDEFVYIPLLDGTVVAYNFDGGPRLTPRYKSIGRIVKPMVATPTSVAWATDRNYFYVGYADRPLVRYRIESSGEILAPPSNQGPLRLFFTTETGYVYCIYSTDGTIQWRFSCGLPIDSSAIAIDDGVYVTLQRGGIYKLGLEEGDVKWFVPRVDKFLSANDQYVYCLDENKNLVVLDIKSGARVGGLDLGGYDFFYTNSQTDRIILGTNTGRMVVLRSAADPYPMVHVKVKAAAKPEEGEAGDGKEGDKGAPAKPAVDPFAPPAAGGGGVVDPFAPAGGGGGTADPFGGSSGGGNAADPFGGSGGGGGSSDPFGGGSSDPFGGGSSGGNSDPFGGGGSDPFGGGSDDGAGMSDPFGS from the coding sequence ATGCAAATTCAGAAATGCGTTTCGCGGATTGCCATCTTTACTGTCGTGATGATGGCCGCCACTCCTGCTATGGCCCAGTTGGGGCCGCGGATTTTCTCGCCAATCGAACTGGAACGGATCGGTCTCGAGAAACTGTGGTCTGGGCAACTGCCTATTGATCCGGAGCGCTCGAAGCTCGATTCTTTCCGCCAAGTGGTTAGCTTGAGGGACCCTTTGGTGGTCTTCGAGGTCGAACACGCTGGCCGCACGACGACGTTCAGCGCTAACGAGCTGGGTACGCTCGGCCAGCCGCTGGGGGAAGAAGGTGCCAAGAAGAAGGCCGAACAGTTCGTGGCCCGGCTCGATACCCGTAAAGGCGAACCAGTCATCAATCGACTGGAAATCCCGGAAGTTACCTTCCTGGCACAAAGCAGCGCCGGCACGCTGATGGCGGTCAATGGCCGCACCGGCAAGCTCGACTGGACCAAGAGCTATGGTCGCCCAGGCTTTCCACAGCCAGCTCCGGCCGCGAATGACGAGTACGTGTTCGTCATCAATAACTTCAAACTCAACTGCCTCTTCCGCGGAAACGGCGAAGTCAAATGGACCAAGCCGATCGAAGGCGTGCCGATTGCCGGGCCTGTGGTGGGTGACGAGTTCGTTTACATTCCGCTGCTCGATGGCACTGTGGTCGCCTACAACTTCGACGGCGGTCCTCGTTTGACGCCACGTTACAAGTCGATTGGCCGCATTGTGAAGCCGATGGTGGCTACGCCGACTTCGGTGGCCTGGGCTACCGACCGGAACTACTTCTACGTCGGCTACGCCGATCGGCCGCTGGTTCGTTATCGAATCGAATCGAGTGGCGAGATCCTGGCGCCACCTAGCAACCAAGGTCCACTCCGTTTGTTCTTCACGACCGAAACCGGTTACGTCTACTGCATCTACTCGACTGACGGCACGATCCAGTGGCGATTCTCGTGCGGGCTGCCGATCGACAGCTCGGCGATCGCGATCGATGACGGCGTCTACGTTACGCTGCAGCGAGGCGGGATCTACAAGCTTGGCTTGGAAGAAGGGGATGTGAAATGGTTCGTCCCGCGAGTCGATAAGTTCCTCTCGGCCAACGATCAGTACGTTTATTGCCTGGACGAAAACAAGAACCTGGTCGTGCTCGATATTAAATCGGGTGCCCGTGTTGGCGGTCTCGACCTGGGTGGTTACGACTTCTTCTATACCAATTCCCAGACCGACCGGATCATCCTCGGTACCAACACGGGGCGCATGGTTGTGCTGCGTTCGGCCGCCGATCCTTACCCCATGGTTCACGTGAAAGTGAAAGCAGCTGCCAAGCCAGAAGAAGGTGAAGCAGGCGATGGCAAGGAAGGGGACAAGGGGGCCCCAGCCAAGCCAGCAGTCGACCCATTTGCTCCACCGGCAGCTGGTGGTGGCGGTGTTGTTGATCCATTCGCACCTGCAGGTGGTGGAGGCGGCACGGCCGACCCATTCGGAGGCTCCAGTGGTGGCGGTAACGCAGCTGATCCATTCGGCGGCTCCGGCGGCGGTGGTGGTTCGAGCGATCCGTTTGGTGGCGGAAGCTCCGACCCATTCGGCGGTGGTTCGAGCGGCGGTAACTCCGATCCATTTGGTGGTGGCGGATCCGATCCGTTCGGTGGAGGTTCCGACGATGGAGCCGGTATGAGCGATCCGTTCGGAAGCTAA
- a CDS encoding PVC-type heme-binding CxxCH protein, which yields MTKHLAWLFAGYLFVASAGLAMAEDDGFKPIFDGKTLNGWSGIDKFWSVEDGAITGTTTPDNPTKGNTFLIWDQGKVDNFELKLKYRIMGGNSGIQYRSTDLGNHVAKGYQADIDSGDTYSGINYEERGRGILAQRGEKATVTDGKGPYKAERFAQSADLQAKINKEDWNEYHIIAKGNHLIHKINGNVTSEVIDEGEKDSRTSGILALQLHAGPPMKVQFKDIQLKRLPMEDGKKKVVFVPGTPSHAWGDHEHVAGCRLLMLALTENMPQFEASIYKGGWPDDPTAFDNADAVVVYCDGGERHLLNAHLDEFQKLMDNGVGLACIHYGVETPKGKPGDKFVDWIGGYFETHWSVNPHWTASFTQIPQHPVTNGVQPFDINDEWYYNMRFREDMEGVTPILTAIPPESTLSRPDGPHSGNPHVRAMKGQPQHVAWASEREDGGRGFGFTGGHYHWNWADPNFRKVVLNAIVWISHEEVPAKGVESDSLTRDDMEGLIPEPKPQPKKKPEPKKVSSNVKPLFQSPVITSATPNHQVDIRVDLQGAKKLYLVVTDGGNGFSCDWADWINPKLEGSKGELSLTDLKWNKASTDWQGVKKNRNVNGQPLMVNNKQYENGIGTHANSVIEFDIPEGYSKFSAIGGLDNGGTNQNGGSDTSVQFAVYTQDPGNVSQSASDASRSPESAVGNLDVYPGLQATLVAAEPELKSLTNIDIDHRGRIWVCDVMNYRGNNGSRKEGDRILILEDEDGDGVAEKSKVFYQGRDIDSAMGICVLGNKVIVSAAPNVIVFTDENGDDTPDKKEMLFTKTGQPQHDHSAHSFLFGPDGKLYWNVGNTGQHVHDANGEVVVDLAGNKVVDNGQPYFGGMPFRCNLDGSDFEVLGHNFRNNYEVTVDSFGTLWQSDNDDDGNRGVRINYVMQYGNFGYRDQMTGAGWRDPRTNMEEEIPLRHWHLNDPGVVPNLLQTGAGSPTGICVYEGTLLPKVFQNQVIHCDAGPSIVRAYPVQNDGAGYSAESVDILKGARDNWFRPADVCVAPDGSIFVSDWYDPGVGGHGQRDLDRGRLFRVAPEGSKYNVPKFDFTTTEGCIEALKNPCLSVRYMAWTNLHNQGAAAEAALQAAYKASDDPRYQARLLWLLGLIPGKGQQIVDQALSADNADLRIVGLRLAHELKLPATEVVAKVLRDPSPQVRRSAVIELRFDGSDLASQQWAELAQQHDGKDRWYLEALGIGADLHWDSRLAAYLSKVGGDLSSPATKDIVWRSRAAQTPELLVKLIEDTSNPVDGLARYFRAFDFQPNKDGVDSAVAQLAFANTRHDAAETIIIAESVKRLRKLDTGNAQTVASMEKALQKLAGTPMYIELVDRFQLENHYADLLQAALAEPQSDTGVAAISVLLRRGQNQLLASVLKEGKPEEKLALTTAISNSSTGQANAWLNRMLNDASQDLQVRRAAVKGLANNQKSARQLLEMAKAGKLDEELMQAAASPLKVAVWEDVRRQANEVFPQPPSKGNQQLPPMEALVRMHGSVENGKKIFTTVGTCNKCHVVQKEGKEVGPNLSEIGSKLSREALYEAILYPSASISHNYENWAVLTDSGTAVAGLKTSETDESITITNAEGLARTIPKNEVEEIRKLSLSVMPNDLQKLMTVEELVDVVEYLSTLKK from the coding sequence ATGACCAAGCATTTGGCATGGCTCTTTGCCGGTTATCTGTTTGTCGCCTCGGCCGGATTGGCGATGGCAGAAGACGATGGCTTCAAGCCGATCTTCGATGGAAAGACACTCAACGGTTGGAGTGGTATCGATAAGTTCTGGAGTGTTGAAGACGGTGCGATCACCGGAACGACCACGCCGGACAATCCAACCAAGGGCAACACGTTCCTGATCTGGGATCAGGGCAAAGTCGACAACTTCGAGCTGAAGCTGAAGTACCGCATCATGGGCGGCAACTCGGGCATTCAGTATCGTTCGACCGACCTGGGTAACCACGTCGCCAAAGGCTACCAGGCCGACATCGACAGTGGCGATACCTACAGCGGTATCAACTACGAAGAACGTGGTCGCGGCATTCTGGCCCAGCGTGGCGAGAAGGCCACCGTCACCGATGGCAAAGGTCCTTACAAGGCGGAACGCTTCGCCCAGTCGGCCGACCTGCAGGCCAAGATCAACAAAGAAGACTGGAACGAGTACCACATCATTGCCAAGGGCAACCACCTGATCCACAAGATCAACGGCAATGTGACCTCGGAAGTGATCGACGAAGGCGAAAAGGATTCGCGAACCAGCGGTATCCTGGCTCTGCAGTTGCATGCCGGTCCCCCGATGAAGGTACAGTTCAAAGACATCCAGCTCAAGCGTCTTCCGATGGAAGATGGCAAGAAGAAGGTTGTCTTCGTGCCAGGCACCCCGAGCCACGCTTGGGGCGATCACGAGCACGTCGCTGGTTGCCGCCTGCTGATGTTGGCGCTGACCGAAAACATGCCCCAGTTTGAAGCCTCGATCTACAAAGGTGGCTGGCCAGACGATCCAACCGCGTTCGACAACGCCGATGCCGTGGTGGTCTATTGCGATGGTGGCGAACGTCATCTGCTCAACGCCCACCTCGACGAGTTCCAGAAGCTGATGGACAACGGCGTCGGCCTGGCTTGCATTCACTACGGGGTGGAAACCCCGAAGGGAAAGCCAGGCGACAAGTTCGTCGACTGGATCGGCGGCTACTTTGAAACGCACTGGAGCGTCAATCCACACTGGACCGCTTCCTTCACGCAGATTCCTCAGCACCCCGTAACCAACGGGGTACAGCCATTCGACATCAACGACGAGTGGTACTACAACATGCGCTTTCGTGAAGACATGGAGGGGGTCACGCCGATCCTGACCGCCATTCCACCTGAAAGCACTCTCAGCCGTCCCGATGGTCCTCATAGTGGCAACCCACATGTGCGTGCCATGAAGGGCCAACCGCAGCATGTTGCTTGGGCCTCGGAACGCGAAGATGGCGGACGCGGTTTCGGTTTCACCGGTGGTCACTATCACTGGAACTGGGCCGACCCAAACTTCCGCAAGGTGGTGCTCAACGCGATCGTCTGGATCAGCCACGAAGAAGTCCCTGCCAAGGGGGTCGAATCGGACTCGCTGACGCGCGACGACATGGAAGGCCTGATTCCAGAGCCAAAGCCACAGCCGAAGAAGAAGCCGGAACCAAAGAAGGTTTCCAGTAACGTCAAGCCGCTGTTCCAAAGCCCTGTGATCACCTCGGCGACCCCGAATCATCAGGTCGACATTCGTGTCGACCTGCAAGGGGCGAAGAAGCTGTACCTGGTCGTTACCGACGGTGGCAATGGTTTCAGCTGCGACTGGGCCGACTGGATCAATCCAAAGCTGGAAGGCTCGAAGGGGGAACTTTCGCTGACCGATCTGAAGTGGAACAAGGCCAGCACCGACTGGCAAGGCGTGAAGAAGAACCGAAACGTCAACGGTCAGCCGTTGATGGTCAACAACAAGCAGTACGAAAACGGCATCGGGACGCATGCCAACTCGGTCATCGAGTTCGACATCCCTGAAGGTTATTCCAAGTTCTCCGCCATCGGTGGTTTGGACAACGGCGGCACCAATCAAAATGGTGGCAGCGACACGTCGGTGCAGTTCGCGGTTTATACGCAGGACCCTGGCAATGTTTCGCAATCCGCTTCCGACGCATCGCGCAGTCCGGAATCGGCTGTTGGTAACTTGGACGTTTATCCTGGACTGCAGGCCACGCTGGTCGCTGCCGAGCCAGAGCTGAAGAGCCTGACCAATATCGACATCGACCACCGCGGCCGCATTTGGGTCTGCGACGTGATGAACTACCGCGGCAACAATGGTTCGCGGAAAGAAGGGGATCGCATCCTGATCCTCGAAGATGAAGATGGTGACGGCGTCGCCGAAAAGAGCAAGGTCTTCTACCAGGGTCGCGACATCGACTCGGCCATGGGGATCTGCGTGCTGGGGAACAAGGTCATTGTTTCGGCTGCTCCGAACGTGATCGTGTTCACTGACGAAAATGGCGACGACACGCCAGACAAAAAAGAGATGCTGTTCACCAAGACGGGCCAACCCCAGCATGATCATTCGGCCCACAGTTTCCTGTTCGGTCCTGACGGCAAGCTGTACTGGAACGTCGGCAACACCGGTCAGCACGTCCACGATGCCAACGGTGAAGTGGTCGTCGATCTGGCAGGGAACAAAGTCGTCGACAATGGCCAGCCTTACTTCGGTGGAATGCCGTTCCGCTGCAATCTCGATGGCAGCGACTTCGAGGTGTTGGGACACAACTTCCGCAACAACTACGAAGTGACGGTCGACTCGTTCGGCACCTTGTGGCAAAGTGATAACGACGACGACGGTAACCGCGGCGTCCGTATCAACTACGTCATGCAGTACGGCAACTTCGGCTACCGCGATCAGATGACCGGCGCCGGCTGGCGTGATCCACGAACGAACATGGAAGAAGAGATCCCGCTTCGCCATTGGCACTTGAACGATCCCGGCGTCGTGCCGAACCTGCTGCAAACCGGCGCTGGTTCGCCAACCGGTATCTGCGTTTACGAAGGCACGTTGTTGCCGAAGGTGTTCCAGAATCAGGTCATCCACTGTGATGCCGGTCCGAGCATCGTGCGTGCCTATCCGGTTCAGAACGATGGTGCCGGCTACTCGGCCGAATCGGTCGACATTTTGAAGGGGGCTCGCGACAACTGGTTCCGTCCGGCCGACGTTTGCGTTGCTCCGGATGGCTCGATCTTCGTCAGCGACTGGTACGATCCAGGCGTCGGCGGTCACGGTCAGCGCGATCTCGATCGGGGCCGTCTGTTCCGCGTCGCTCCAGAAGGATCGAAGTACAACGTGCCGAAGTTCGACTTCACCACCACCGAAGGTTGCATCGAAGCCCTCAAGAATCCTTGCCTTTCGGTTCGCTACATGGCATGGACGAACTTGCACAATCAAGGTGCCGCTGCCGAAGCCGCGCTACAGGCCGCTTACAAAGCTTCCGACGATCCTCGATACCAGGCCCGCCTGCTGTGGCTGCTCGGGTTGATTCCTGGCAAGGGACAACAGATCGTCGACCAGGCTCTATCGGCGGATAACGCCGACCTGCGCATCGTGGGTCTGCGACTGGCTCACGAATTGAAGCTGCCGGCCACCGAAGTGGTCGCCAAGGTCCTTCGCGATCCATCCCCTCAGGTGCGTCGTTCAGCCGTGATCGAACTCCGTTTCGATGGCAGCGACCTCGCTTCGCAGCAGTGGGCCGAACTGGCTCAGCAGCACGACGGCAAAGATCGCTGGTACCTGGAAGCCTTGGGGATCGGTGCCGATCTGCACTGGGATTCGCGTTTGGCAGCTTACCTGAGCAAAGTGGGCGGAGACCTCAGCTCGCCGGCAACCAAGGATATTGTCTGGCGAAGCCGCGCCGCACAAACCCCGGAACTGTTGGTCAAGCTGATCGAAGACACCAGCAACCCGGTCGACGGACTGGCACGTTACTTCCGTGCGTTTGATTTCCAGCCGAATAAGGATGGCGTCGACTCGGCCGTGGCTCAGTTGGCATTCGCCAATACCCGTCACGATGCGGCCGAAACGATAATCATCGCCGAATCGGTCAAGCGATTGCGAAAGCTCGATACCGGGAACGCCCAGACAGTTGCCTCGATGGAAAAGGCGTTGCAGAAGCTGGCTGGTACGCCGATGTACATCGAACTTGTCGATCGTTTCCAACTCGAAAACCACTACGCCGATTTGCTGCAAGCCGCGCTGGCCGAGCCACAGTCGGATACGGGCGTGGCTGCCATCAGCGTGCTGCTGCGACGTGGCCAGAACCAACTGCTGGCATCGGTGCTGAAGGAAGGCAAGCCAGAAGAGAAGTTGGCCCTGACCACGGCGATCTCAAACAGCAGCACCGGTCAGGCCAACGCCTGGTTGAATCGCATGCTGAACGATGCCTCACAAGATCTGCAGGTGCGTCGTGCCGCGGTGAAGGGGTTGGCGAACAACCAGAAGTCGGCTCGACAGCTTCTCGAGATGGCCAAAGCAGGCAAGCTCGATGAGGAACTGATGCAGGCCGCCGCGTCTCCGCTGAAGGTCGCCGTGTGGGAAGACGTCCGTCGCCAGGCGAACGAGGTCTTCCCGCAGCCACCATCCAAGGGCAATCAGCAATTGCCGCCGATGGAAGCCTTGGTTCGGATGCATGGCTCAGTCGAGAACGGTAAGAAGATCTTTACCACGGTTGGTACCTGTAATAAGTGCCATGTGGTGCAGAAAGAAGGGAAGGAAGTCGGTCCGAACCTGAGCGAAATCGGCTCGAAGCTGAGCCGCGAAGCGCTGTACGAGGCCATCCTTTACCCAAGTGCCAGTATCAGCCACAACTACGAAAACTGGGCGGTCCTGACCGATAGTGGTACCGCGGTTGCCGGTCTGAAGACGAGCGAAACGGACGAATCGATCACGATCACCAACGCTGAAGGCCTGGCTCGTACGATCCCGAAGAACGAAGTCGAAGAGATCCGCAAACTTTCGCTCTCGGTCATGCCAAACGACCTGCAGAAACTGATGACCGTTGAGGAACTGGTCGACGTCGTCGAATACCTTTCGACACTAAAAAAATAG
- a CDS encoding MBL fold metallo-hydrolase, giving the protein MLDNAPLRKLEFNGLTIEGYSRAAVQTYWRIPEMKLGFDLGLQPWDFMGTATWFISHTHLDHIAALPVYVSRRRLMKMPPPVIYMPEVAINPALQVLKAFSRLDRGKMPCTLEPVVPGQEIELSRELVVNVYATKHTVPSVGYIVSQRRRKLKPEFQSLPGDQIRDLRLSGTEVTEEHRHPLLAYLGDSRAEAMDEAPEFYEADILIMEMTFVAPDHRKEKIHKMGHIHLDDVVARQDRFKNQKVIASHFSTRYNNHQIQEHVKSKLPGMLDGRLHLWL; this is encoded by the coding sequence ATGCTAGACAACGCCCCGCTGCGGAAACTCGAATTCAACGGACTGACGATCGAAGGGTATTCCCGCGCGGCCGTGCAGACCTATTGGCGAATCCCGGAGATGAAGCTCGGCTTCGATCTCGGCCTGCAGCCCTGGGATTTCATGGGCACCGCCACCTGGTTCATCTCGCACACGCATCTCGATCACATCGCCGCGTTGCCCGTTTATGTCTCACGGCGACGACTGATGAAAATGCCTCCTCCGGTGATCTACATGCCCGAGGTCGCCATCAATCCGGCGCTACAGGTACTCAAGGCGTTCAGCCGACTCGACCGCGGCAAGATGCCATGCACGCTCGAACCTGTCGTGCCAGGACAAGAGATCGAGCTCTCGCGCGAACTGGTCGTCAACGTTTATGCGACCAAGCATACGGTTCCTTCGGTCGGTTACATCGTTTCGCAGCGACGCCGCAAACTGAAGCCCGAATTTCAAAGCCTGCCCGGCGATCAGATCCGCGACCTGCGACTCTCCGGAACGGAAGTCACTGAGGAACATCGGCATCCGCTGCTGGCTTACCTGGGCGACAGCCGGGCCGAAGCGATGGACGAAGCTCCAGAGTTCTACGAAGCCGACATCCTGATCATGGAGATGACCTTCGTCGCACCAGATCATCGCAAGGAAAAGATCCACAAGATGGGTCACATCCATCTCGACGACGTCGTGGCCCGGCAAGACCGCTTCAAGAATCAGAAGGTGATCGCCTCACACTTCAGTACCCGGTACAACAACCACCAGATCCAAGAGCACGTCAAGTCGAAGCTGCCCGGCATGCTGGATGG
- a CDS encoding segregation/condensation protein A yields MNFRVEIPIYRGPLDLLLYLVRKHELDIVDIPIAQVTQQYLQYLEILKALDVNSVADFLEMASTLIEIKSKLVLPQVEDADEEEIDDPREQLVERLLEYKRFKDAASLLEDQGRNWQRRFTRVADDLPPRKVDMADQPINEVELWDLVSALNRLLRDNKAQQPTNIVYDDTPIRVHMKYLHQRIVDEGKVRFHTLFPPDAQKTRIIGIFLALLELIRHYNTLAHQDEDDQDIWITAGEGFQNEVQFEDVDEYNSGKLTTD; encoded by the coding sequence ATGAACTTTCGAGTTGAAATCCCGATCTATCGCGGGCCACTCGATCTGCTTCTGTACCTGGTCCGTAAGCACGAGCTCGATATCGTCGATATCCCGATCGCCCAGGTTACCCAGCAGTACCTGCAATACCTGGAGATCTTGAAGGCGCTGGACGTGAACAGCGTGGCCGACTTTCTGGAGATGGCCAGCACGCTGATCGAGATCAAATCGAAGCTGGTCCTGCCGCAAGTCGAAGACGCCGACGAAGAAGAAATCGACGACCCGCGCGAACAGCTCGTCGAACGTCTCCTGGAATACAAACGCTTCAAAGACGCCGCCAGCTTGCTCGAAGATCAGGGCCGCAACTGGCAGCGCCGCTTTACCCGTGTGGCCGACGACTTACCTCCCCGCAAAGTCGACATGGCCGACCAGCCGATCAACGAGGTCGAACTATGGGACCTGGTGAGCGCCCTCAATCGCTTGCTACGCGATAACAAGGCGCAGCAGCCGACCAACATTGTGTACGACGACACCCCGATTCGCGTCCACATGAAGTACCTCCATCAGCGGATCGTCGACGAGGGGAAGGTACGTTTTCATACTCTTTTTCCGCCAGATGCCCAGAAGACTCGCATCATTGGCATCTTCCTCGCCCTACTGGAACTGATTCGGCACTATAATACGCTGGCCCACCAGGACGAGGACGACCAAGACATCTGGATTACCGCCGGCGAAGGATTCCAGAACGAAGTTCAGTTCGAAGACGTCGACGAATACAACTCGGGAAAGCTGACCACCGACTGA